One window from the genome of Nicotiana sylvestris chromosome 9, ASM39365v2, whole genome shotgun sequence encodes:
- the LOC104223402 gene encoding uncharacterized protein: MVRLRSILLFILLFKSFGSIIIAEQSEEEFSEALLLRPLPDRKVLAHFHFESKIPPTRTHGPHHSLFPKSIYQLVHKFRVREMELSFTQGRWNYGRWGGYDPISSRNAKPPGVELWASFDVPQHQVDASWRNLTHALSGLFCASINFLESSTAYSAPRWSFKSFTTNVRYGTLPREAVCTENLTPWLKLLPCRDKAGLSALMDRPSIYRGFYHSQRLHLVSNEFDLAEAISGMVLEQTLTVVLQPVTLGSGMTFGSIRQPSWSLSSLFGRKVSGRCILSNTSNVYVQLEPNLVSELKSTSAMQQESDVKNLVSQAWRDMSFEMSDSPVRVIKEVYGFHKESSLLYEYSLANSSDSRPFDLEFRWKHPVTWSSQLAPLQASRFLMGSGNERGAIAISLKSVGRSEYTDSSDDEDGRCSLRVDVFQVVPWYVKVYYHTLKVYLDERLHSLADVIERTNVSPSEDKVSPGLMEIALRLPCDVNSVILTLEFDKGFLHIDEYPPDANQGFDIPSALIRFPEIKTKLHLFEDKSSCKSPLLSKLQEESPVLWYTEVLLVPLTTPDFSMPYNVITITCTVFALYFGSLLNALRRRVEEEERLLKSKATKDSSLIGVLLSKLSAKLRGKPLEPPKSSASSSSKVSYKLILRVILVAGIAVAWQYFG, translated from the exons ATGGTTCGATTAAGATCAATTTTGCTATTTATTCTGCTCTTTAAGAGCTTCGGGTCAATTATTATTGCCGAACAAAGTGAAGAAGAGTTCTCAGAAGCACTGTTGTTGAGGCCATTACCAGATCGTAAAGTGTTGGCGCATTTTCACTTCGAAAGTAAAATCCCTCCAACTCGCACTCATGGACCCCACCACAGTCTCTTCCCCAAATCCATTTATCAGCTG GTTCATAAATTTAGAGTTCGAGAAATGGAGCTGTCCTTCACACAAGGTCGCTGGAATTATGGACGCTGGGGTGGATACGACCCCATTTCAAGTAGAAATGCGAAGCCACCTGGAGTTGAACTGTGGGCTAGTTTTGATGTTCCACAACATCAGGTCGACGCTTCTTGGAGAAATTTAACCCATGCtctttcagggctcttttgtgcttctATTAACTTCCTAGAGTCATCAACTGCATATTCTGCTCCTCGGTGGAGCTTCAAGTCATTTACCACAAATGTCAGGTACGGCACATTGCCCCGTGAGGCTGTTTGCACAGAGAACCTCACTCCATGGCTAAAGTTGCTTCCTTGCCGAGACAAAGCTGGGCTTTCTGCATTGATGGACAGACCTTCTATCTACAGAGGATTTTATCACTCTCAGAGATTGCATTTGGTCTCGAATGAATTTGATCTAGCTGAAGCAATTTCCGGAATGGTGCTTGAACAGACACTTACCGTTGTTCTTCAACCGGTTACTTTAGGAAGTGGCATGACATTTGGCTCAATACGACAGCCAAGTTGGTCATTGAGCTCGTTGTTTGGACGAAAAGTTAGTGGAAGGTGTATTCTTTCAAATACTAGTAACGTGTATGTCCAATTAGAGCCGAATTTGGTGTCAGAATTGAAGAGTACTTCAGCTATGCAACAAGAATCTGATGTTAAGAATTTGGTATCTCAAGCTTGGAGAGATATGAGCTTTGAAATGTCTGATTCCCCAGTTAGGGTAATTAAAGAAGTTTATGGCTTTCACAAGGAGTCATCCCTTCTATATGAATATTCTCTAGCAAATAGCAGTGATTCAAGGCCATTTGACTTGGAGTTCAGGTGGAAGCATCCCGTGACATGGTCATCTCAACTGGCACCTTTGCAGGCTAGCAGGTTCCTTATGGGAAGTGGGAATGAAAGGGGTGCAATAGCCATCTCCTTGAAATCTGTAGGAAGAAGTGAGTATACGGATTCTTCTGATGATGAGGACGGAAGATGCTCGTTACGGGTTGATGTGTTCCAAGTTGTGCCTTGGTATGTCAAGGTTTATTACCACACACTCAAAGTGTATCTTGATGAACGTCTGCATAGTTTAGCAGATGTCATAGAAAGGACAAATGTCTCGCCTTCTGAAGACAAGGTTTCTCCTGGGCTAATGGAAATAGCATTGCGATTACCCTGTGATGTGAACTCGGTGATATTGACATTGGAGTTTGATAAG GGTTTTCTGCACATCGATGAGTATCCTCCAGATGCTAATCAGGGTTTTGACATTCCATCAGCTTTAATCAGGTTTCCCGAGATCAAGACAAAACTGCATTTATTTGAGGATAAATCTTCTTGCAAGTCACCTCTCTTATCCAAGCTACAG GAAGAAAGCCCTGTTCTATGGTACACAGAAGTATTGCTTGTACCCTTGACCACTCCTGATTTTAGCATGCCATACAATGTCATCACAATTACATGCACTGTATTTGCTCTATATTTTGGATCACTTCTTAACGCACTACGTAGGCGTGTCGAAGAGGAGGAGAGGCTTCTGAAAAGTAAAG CTACCAAGGACAGTAGTCTTATAGGCGTGCTACTGTCCAAACTATCAGCTAAATTGAGGGGAAAACCGTTGGAACCACCGAAATCGtccgcatcatcatcatcaaaagTCAGTTATAAGCTGATTCTCAGAGTGATACTGGTGGCGGGTATTGCTGTTGCTTGGCAGTACTTTGGATAA
- the LOC104241274 gene encoding putative xyloglucan endotransglucosylase/hydrolase protein 1 has protein sequence MAYFLMNIVTSLILLFIVGLSNADISFNNSYEPTWGENHLSIINQGTEVTLLLDNSSGAGFKSKFLYESGLFVIRMKLPDKKTGGVITSLYLTSQVDGSPPGTHDEIDFEFLGTQGKLQTNVFANDWGFREQIFQLPFDPSQDFHTYQILYNPFQIVFFIDDIPVREFMNLKVKANVNYPTSPMQIEASVWYSNSSGWAGDIDWSLAPFIAHYQHFKISGCFPQPGNDCSSPVNQPWNRFKVLSPLQRQKMANFRKQYMTYDYCVPGFVQFPECSYNNS, from the exons ATGGCTTATTTTCTGATGAATATTGTTACTAGTCTTATACTTCTCTTTATTGTGGGGCTTTCTAATGCTGATATTAGCTTCAACAACAGTTACGAACCTACATGGGGAGAAAACCATTTATCCATCATTAACCAAGGAACTGAAGTAACACTTCTTTTAGACAACTCCTCAG GAGCTGgttttaagtccaaattcctATACGAATCTGGCTTATTTGTAATCAGGATGAAGTTACCAGACAAGAAAACTGGAGGAGTTATCACATCTCTCTAC CTAACCTCACAAGTAGATGGTTCACCACCAGGGACCCACGATGAGATCGATTTCGAGTTTCTGGGTACACAAGGGAAACTACAAACCAATGTATTTGCTAATGATTGGGGTTTTAGAGAACAAATATTCCAACTTCCCTTTGATCCTTCACAAGATTTTCATACCTATCAAATTCTCTACAATCCATTCCAAATAGT TTTCTTCATAGATGATATACCAGTAAGGGAATTCATGAACCTCAAAGTGAAAGCAAATGTAAATTACCCGACAAGTCCAATGCAGATAGAGGCAAGCGTATGGTACTCAAACAGCAGTGGTTGGGCTGGAGATATTGATTGGAGTTTAGCACCATTTATAGCTCATTATCAACACTTCAAAATTTCAGGTTGTTTTCCACAACCTGGGAATGATTGTTCTTCACCAGTTAACCAACCATGGAACAGATTTAAGGTTCTCAGCCCTCTACAGAGACAAAAAATGGCCAATTTTAGGAAACAGTATATGACTTATGATTATTGTGTCCCAGGCTTTGTTCAGTTCCCAGAATGTTCTTATAATAATTCTTAG